Proteins encoded together in one Agromyces sp. 3263 window:
- a CDS encoding site-specific DNA-methyltransferase yields MQTLPAESVDAVITSPPYAMQRRSTYGGVPESEYPAWTVAWMAEVRRLLKPDGSAIINIRPHIKNGQISDYVLRTRLALREVGWNEVDELIWFKRSSPPTGSPRKPRRSWESLHWFAKHGQPWSDAKALGIKTVPPTNKKGWFLSENAKNNGWEHSFAGSNKQPTIARCMDVAEINLGRPTESDRSNGVAHPAPYPPALAAWVGKLVCPPGGTVLDPFSGSASTGVAAIRNGWDYIGIDAVEEYVEMSRRRLSAVEAA; encoded by the coding sequence ATGCAGACGCTTCCCGCCGAGTCTGTTGATGCGGTTATCACGTCGCCGCCGTATGCAATGCAGCGGAGGTCGACGTACGGGGGCGTTCCCGAGTCGGAGTATCCGGCGTGGACTGTTGCGTGGATGGCTGAGGTCCGCAGGCTGTTGAAGCCCGACGGGTCCGCGATTATCAACATCCGACCACACATCAAGAACGGTCAGATCAGCGACTACGTGCTACGAACGCGCCTCGCGCTCCGCGAGGTCGGTTGGAACGAAGTCGACGAACTCATCTGGTTCAAGCGGTCGTCTCCTCCCACAGGAAGCCCGCGGAAGCCGCGGAGGTCGTGGGAGTCATTGCATTGGTTCGCTAAGCACGGGCAACCGTGGAGCGACGCGAAGGCGCTCGGCATAAAGACTGTCCCGCCCACAAACAAGAAGGGCTGGTTCTTGAGCGAGAACGCGAAGAATAACGGCTGGGAGCATTCCTTCGCGGGCAGCAACAAGCAACCCACGATCGCAAGATGTATGGACGTCGCGGAGATCAATCTCGGACGCCCTACCGAGTCGGACCGCAGTAACGGCGTCGCGCACCCCGCCCCGTACCCGCCCGCCTTGGCGGCCTGGGTCGGCAAGCTGGTATGCCCTCCCGGTGGAACCGTCCTAGACCCGTTCAGCGGCAGCGCCTCGACCGGTGTTGCCGCGATCCGTAACGGCTGGGATTACATCGGTATCGACGCGGTCGAAGAGTACGTGGAAATGAGCAGACGCCGGCTCTCTGCGGTTGAGGCCGCGTGA